The DNA window ATGGATTCTTCCTCCATCAATAGCTGCCCAATCCGTAGCTATTCCTATTTGAATAGGAGAAGCACTTCCTGTTAAAGTTCCATTACCGAGTTGCCCTTTGGAATTATCTCCCCAGGTCCAAAGCGTCCCATCTGTTTTGATGGCGAGCGTATGATTTCCTCCGGACGTTACACTTAACCAGTCTGTTGCTGTTCCTATTTGTATTGGTAAGGTTTTATTGACGGTGGTACCATCCCCTAATTGTCCATATTTATTATTACCCCAGGCCCAAAGTGTTCCATCAGATTTCAGGGCTACCATATGGCTGGCTCCGGTGGCCATATGTACCCAGTCTGTTGCTGTTCCTACCTGTGTCGGCGTATTTCTGTTGGTTTTAGTTCCATCACCTAGTTGTCCGTCATAATTCCATCCCCATGTCCATAGCGTTCCATCTGCTTTAATTCCTGCCGAATAAGATACTCCAGCCACTATTTTCACCCAGTCTGCGGCTGTTCCTACTTGTGTTGGTGTATTTCTGTTGGTTGTAGTTCCATCTCCCAGCGCTCCATCAGAGTTGTCTCCCCAACTCCATAATGTGCCGTCCTTTTTTAGTCCCATTGAATGATAAAGACCTAGACTTGCACTTTGCCAACAGCCTGTTCCGGTTGTAGGAAGTGTGGTAAAAGAACCTCCCGGCATCCAGACCACCTGACTGAAACCACAATCAGACGCTACCCACCAATAATAAGTGTGGTTAGGTAATAAATTCGTCAAATTGACCGTAGTAGAAAGAGTGACTCCATTATTCCCGCCCATAACAGGATTTGTGCTGTAAAGATACACATACCCTTGATCAGGAGCCTGAGTGGCTGCTGTCCAGCCAATAGTGGCTGTTGAAGAAGTAATATTGCTTGTTGAAAATTGTGTTGGAGGAATACAAACTTCAGGACAGGCAATAGGAATAAATATATTTTTGTCATTATTCACAGTATTAGTATTAGAAGTTCCATCACCCAGCTGACCGGAATTATTTCTTCCACAAACTTTTAAAGAACCGTCAATGCCTTTTACAAGAACATGATTTTGTCCGGCATAAACCTCCAGGTTGTCTGAAGATATACCAACTTGTGTAGGAGATGTTGTATTTACTGATCCATCTGTACCATTACCCAACTGCCCATAATAATTATAGCCCCATGACCAAAGTGTTCCGTCTGCTCTCGTTGCAAATGTAAAACCATTTTCAGCAGCTACATTTAGCCAATTGGTTTCTGTTCCAATTTGAATAGGAGCCGTTTTTTTAATAGTCGTTCCATCACCCAGTTGTCCATACGTATTCGAACCCCATGTCCATAGTGTCCCATCTGCTCTTATTCCTACAGAATACCCATATGAGGCATCAATACTTTTCCAGTTCGTGTCTGATCCGATTTGTATCGGAGCTTTTTTTGAAATGGTAGTTCCATCTCCTAATTGTCCGTTAAAATTGTATCCCCATGCCCATAGCGTCCCATCTGTTCTAATTCCTAAGGCATATCTATTTCCGGCATTAATGCTTTGCCAATCGGTAGCTGCGCCGATTTGTATTGGAATCTTTTTTGAAATGACAGTTCCATCTCCAAGCTGTCCGTAATCGTTACGCCCCCACGCCCATAATGTTCCATCCGTTTTGATTCCTACCGTAAAATCATCTCCTACACTTACACTTTTCCAATTCGCAGTTGTTCCGATTTGTATTGGAATTCTTTTTGAAATGGTAGTTCCATCTCCCAGTTGTCCATATTCGTTGCGTCCCCAGGCCCACAATGTTCCATCTGTTTTAATGGCAAAAGTCTGGTTACCGCCTGCACTGATAATTTTCCAATCGGTTACCGTTCCTATTCGGGTTGGGGTATTTCTGCCATTCACATTTAGGTCAGCCAGTTGTCCGGAGAAATTAGCTCCCCAACCCCACAATGATCCGTCTGTCTTTATTCCTACCGAATGCTCAGTTCCTGCACTCAGACTTTGCCAGCATTGAGCAAAAGAATGTAAACTGATGAATACAAATAATAAAAGTATTTTTCTCATATTTTAATTTTATAGTATTTTTTCCTACTCGTATAGCTTTTCGGTTCCGCTTTGTTTTAATCGCTTCTGAATTTCATCCCATAGGTCAACTGAACACAAAAATTTCAGGAAACAAATGAATTCTTACGAAGACATGATTTTTAAATCCTCAAATAGGTTTTGATTTTGAAAGTCCTCCGTAGATTAAATAGCATCATTACTGACACCACATGAAACTTTCCAAACTTCAATACAAGAATTTCTCACCCCCAGATCGAAAGTGAAGTATCGGAATACCCTAATACTATATATTCTTTATATCTGATTTACAGGAATAATCAAATAAACCTATGTGTTCTATATGACTTATAGCGTTAAAGAAATTGTGATAACTTAGTATTGTTTTAAATGGTTGGAAACAATAAGTTTTGACGCATTCGGATGAATAGGTACAACGTAGTTTTGTTCATTTTCATGATGTAATTAGTTTTCGGGTTAGTTTTAGTTTTTTAGAGCAAACAACATAATCTGTTATAAGAACTTGATGCTGTTGATTACAAAAATATATTTTTATTACGGATCATCAAAGCTAAAAAAACAAAAAGCAACCCATACTTACCTCATGCTTCCATACTACATTTTGATATCATTTATTTCCGTATCTTGTCTATACGTTTTTACAAAAAAAACATTTTAAAACTAAATACCTTATTTTATGAAAAACTTAAAAAACCTATCCCAAAAGCTCACCAAAGGAGAATTGAAGAAAATTTTTGGCGGCGATGGTCCTGAATTATCTCTTCCGATGTGTACACCAAGACAATGCGAGATTTTTTATACCCGATGTGACCGTGTTAGCAGCTGTCCTCCACTCTACCCTGATCCAATTTAAATAAAATACGGCTCAAAGGAGAAATACATTGCCCGCAAAATAATAGATCTAATTTGTGGGCATTTTTATAAGACAAACTGGAAGCAATTGTTTACTCCCAACACCCGAACCCTATGAAAATAAAACTTAGCTATCTACTTATTTTACTATATAGTCTTGTAAGTTGTCAGGGAAAATCGATCATCAATGATCTGAAATTCTCTAACTATTCAGGACATCCCAAAAAAATTACAGAGGTCATTACTTTTTCAAACCAAAATATAAATGAGAATATCTCTTATTTTGACAAAGAGGGTTTCCTTACAAAAGTTGAATACTATAATGTGATCAAAAGTGGATCTTCTCATGATCGATTGATCAATGAAATTACTACCTACAATTCAAAAGACAAAGCAAAACGCTATTTTGAAGTCATTAATCCTGAAACTAAGAAAATAGTAACTAACGGTTATTTTGAGAAAATATCTGATTCATTATATAAGAGAGTTTCAAATGCTACTGATCACAATATATCACTTCACAAACTATTTTATTTTGACAGAAATAACCGCCTCATAAAAACAGAAGAAACCGGAAATTTTTATGAAACCCCAATTAACAGCATCATTTTATATACCTATACCCATACCCTAAAAAATGAAATCCTTTTTGAGAATTTAACCAACCACAAAAAGTCTAAGCATGTTTATAAAAATGTAAAGCTTGATCCAAATGCCAATTCTGTGTATGAAGAATTAGTGGATGATCATGGAATTCTACAACAAAAAACAGAAAGAAAATTTGAATATTATTAATTGAAAAAATTTCTATTAAGCGTAGTTTAAGCAAGCTTCAATCTCCCTGCTCATTCGAAAAGTTTAAAAATTTATTTCACAAGAGAATATATTAATACTCCAATACCGGCATAGGCAGCAACGGTAATAATATCAGCAATAGGCTGTGAAAAGCGTTTTTCAGCAATTCTCTCGCCATTGATCTGGTTCTTATGGAATTTCAGAACTTTTTTAGAATTACGAACCGGATGCGCCACCAGGCTGTCGCTTTCCCACTTGTCAACGATGACTTTATAAGACCTGCCATCAACATCAATTTTAACATTTTTACCCGGAGTCAGTTTCCCCTGAATATCAACCGGGACAGATGTTTGCTGTAAATCCGCACCTTGAGATTTAGTGGCTGTATTTTTTGTTTGCGGAGAATTGGTGTCAGCAGGAGCTGCACGCTCATTAGATTCTTTCTTATTGCCCTTCTTATCCATTGCTGGATCGGCTGGTTTTTTAACCTGGTAAGTATAGCAACTTACAAGAGAAAATAATATAATGATGAGATAAAGATTCTTTCGCATTAGCCAAATTTAAGAAATAAACGGAAAATTCAGTATTTTCTTTTAAAAATTCTGAATTTAAAAATGTATTCCTGCTTAAAAAAGCAATTGGTATTGATTAAGATTTTAAGAATCAGTATTAAAATGCAGTGTTACCGAATAATGATATTCTCCCTAAACACTTCTCAGTTCAGCAATTTCTTTTACTAATTTCGGGTACATAGACTGTAGATCAGCTCCACCTTTTGGTTCACGGTTCATCTGCCGCTCCGGGCTATCATAATGATTCTCCGGATACAGTTCGTCAACAGTATCTCTTATTTCTGATTCATCTTCATTATCATGATTTTCTGAATAGGCATCATCAGAGACATACAGAAGTCCTTCTGCCCAGCAGTCGGCAATGTTAAAGCTGTATTTTCCATTGACCAATGACTGAATATCTTTTTCAATATCTTCAAAAAATTCTTTTCCTTTCAACAACAGCCAGCATCGGAAGTAAATAAACCCATCATCAGAAAGGGAATCGTTAAACACATAAACCCCATTCTCCAGCTTAAATCCACATTCAAGAATAATAGAAAGTTCAGCAATTTCTGCCGTATAAAGGTTACTCAGTTTCTCCCGAAGTGTTTTTTCAAAAAGAATAAGTCTTTCTTTTCCAAATTTAGAAAGGTAGGCGGTTAAATTTTCCAAATGTTCATCCACATCATATTCGCTCCAATGGGCTTTTCTCTGTTTATTGGATTTTTCAATGGCTTCCCAGAAATAAATATCAGCTCTTTCATTCTCTGAAAGTTCTTTTTTCTGTGGAACTTCGTCATGTTCCAGAATTTCAATATATCCTTTCTTTATCTTTTGATTGATCAGCTTTTCAGACTCGTGAGTACATTCTTTTTCATCAGCAAATTCTTTGATTGTTTCCCTGCCTTTTGTTCCGGTTTTGCCAAATATTATTTTTTGAGTAGTTCCCTGGTAATCTATATTCCAAAATTTATCTGATAGCTCATTTTGATTGATCAAGTGCCTTTTCATAAAGTAAAAAAATGTGATGGATTTTTAATGGAATTAAAACTACAAAAAAATAAAGAACCGATGCGCTATTTCCTCTACAAATTCCTTTCTGGCAGCCATTACCTGAAAATCTTTAAGTTATATTATAGTCACTTTAATACTCTTCCCACTCCCCATTTTGAGGATCATATTTCTGATATTCACCCGTATCTGTAAATTCTGAGGCGGTCATCCCCACTTCAAAAATATTTTCTTCATTAAAATCTGTTGAAAAATACAGTGCTTCATCGGTTAGCAGCGCTTGCCCATATTCAGGATGTTCGAAATGAAATCCATATTTGCTTTTTTCGTGTAAGACATAGTTATACTTTGCAAGACGTGCTTTTAATTCTTCAATCTGAGGTGCCGTAAACGGCTCAAGATTCTTCTCATCATCGAAAAAACTTTCGTCGTTGAGTTTCTGCTCTCTTTCTTTGGTCTCTTTTCTGAATAAATGGATGTCGTAGCTCATATCTTTTTTATGCTTTAAAAATACAGTTAGTCTATGGTTTTTTCTATGTTTTGATATTAAATTTATAAAAATAAGTAGCCAACAGAGTAAAACCTCCACTATAAAAATAGGTAAGAATGGTTGCCAATACTTATTTTGTCTGTCAATTTTACACCATCTTTGACCGGAGTTATCAAGCATGCTTTAAAACTGCCTGCCCCACCCATTATTATGCTTGCACCAGCCAATAAAAATAATTAATTTCAATCCTCAGATAACAGGGGACAATTAACAACACAACACCCTGTTAATTAGTACTTTAAATCACACAAAGAATAAAATAAAATTAATAATTAAAATAAACGAGGCAAACATAGCGAATAATCTGTTTCAACAACCAACGGAACGATCACTATAAGAATTAGATATGCTCAGGGAACATCAGCAAAAAACAGGGTTCAGGCACTTACTGGAATTTATATTCTACAGTAATTTTTTTTATGGCATTTGTACAGTCGCCGCTACCCTTGAAACCACTTTCCTTATGAAAATCCCTTTTCAAGGGATAATGCTATACATACTAACGTTTATCAGTACCATTATTTTCTATAATTATCCATACGCCAGAAGTCATTCACCTACCTCCAAAAATCCGCGTACGCGGTGGTATTCTGCTCATCATAAAATGATCTCAAAAATCCAGATTGGTCTTAATATCTGTCTATTAGGGATAATGGTGTGGATGGCGATCGTTTACTTTAATGAAATAAAAGCAATGACAGGTATACAGTGGATCCTGTTATTGATCTTCCCTATCGTAGCGGCCATGTATTACGGAAAAAATATTGCCACGCGTGCCTACAACCTTCGAAGAGCGGGATTGGTAAAGCCTTTCATCATTGGCTTTGTCTGGGCTGGCTTAACGACCATATATCCGTTATTATATTCT is part of the Chryseobacterium paludis genome and encodes:
- a CDS encoding RCC1 domain-containing protein, which codes for MRKILLLFVFISLHSFAQCWQSLSAGTEHSVGIKTDGSLWGWGANFSGQLADLNVNGRNTPTRIGTVTDWKIISAGGNQTFAIKTDGTLWAWGRNEYGQLGDGTTISKRIPIQIGTTANWKSVSVGDDFTVGIKTDGTLWAWGRNDYGQLGDGTVISKKIPIQIGAATDWQSINAGNRYALGIRTDGTLWAWGYNFNGQLGDGTTISKKAPIQIGSDTNWKSIDASYGYSVGIRADGTLWTWGSNTYGQLGDGTTIKKTAPIQIGTETNWLNVAAENGFTFATRADGTLWSWGYNYYGQLGNGTDGSVNTTSPTQVGISSDNLEVYAGQNHVLVKGIDGSLKVCGRNNSGQLGDGTSNTNTVNNDKNIFIPIACPEVCIPPTQFSTSNITSSTATIGWTAATQAPDQGYVYLYSTNPVMGGNNGVTLSTTVNLTNLLPNHTYYWWVASDCGFSQVVWMPGGSFTTLPTTGTGCWQSASLGLYHSMGLKKDGTLWSWGDNSDGALGDGTTTNRNTPTQVGTAADWVKIVAGVSYSAGIKADGTLWTWGWNYDGQLGDGTKTNRNTPTQVGTATDWVHMATGASHMVALKSDGTLWAWGNNKYGQLGDGTTVNKTLPIQIGTATDWLSVTSGGNHTLAIKTDGTLWTWGDNSKGQLGNGTLTGSASPIQIGIATDWAAIDGGRIHSIGLKTDGTLWTWGDNGYGQLGDGTTISKNTPTQVGATADWRSVRTGINGSTIAIKTDGTLWTWGYNVLGQLGDGAATNRSTPMRIGTSTDWQSIAAGAHNTLAIDNVGILAISGYNSMGQIGDGTDIQSKIFTSVACPVSNVTVTRLTNSFAVEEASTKANELKAYPNPVQDILTISFDQKILSVTVYNSAGKPVLTKAINDTQGTLDFSALLSGVYQVKVNLADNLVKTIKIIKR
- a CDS encoding DUF4240 domain-containing protein, encoding MKRHLINQNELSDKFWNIDYQGTTQKIIFGKTGTKGRETIKEFADEKECTHESEKLINQKIKKGYIEILEHDEVPQKKELSENERADIYFWEAIEKSNKQRKAHWSEYDVDEHLENLTAYLSKFGKERLILFEKTLREKLSNLYTAEIAELSIILECGFKLENGVYVFNDSLSDDGFIYFRCWLLLKGKEFFEDIEKDIQSLVNGKYSFNIADCWAEGLLYVSDDAYSENHDNEDESEIRDTVDELYPENHYDSPERQMNREPKGGADLQSMYPKLVKEIAELRSV
- a CDS encoding UbiA prenyltransferase family protein, which produces MKIPFQGIMLYILTFISTIIFYNYPYARSHSPTSKNPRTRWYSAHHKMISKIQIGLNICLLGIMVWMAIVYFNEIKAMTGIQWILLLIFPIVAAMYYGKNIATRAYNLRRAGLVKPFIIGFVWAGLTTIYPLLYSNVIHSFEQNFTLLLLILFLKNFMFISLLAIMFDVKDYADDTTNQLNTFVVKYGLRNTLLNIIIPLIILGILTFISYALMSKFSIPKMIFILIPFLLLVAVTLSLKKRRPLMYYLVVIDGLIFVKALFGILAAIS